A stretch of Acipenser ruthenus chromosome 1, fAciRut3.2 maternal haplotype, whole genome shotgun sequence DNA encodes these proteins:
- the LOC117418066 gene encoding glutaredoxin-like protein C5orf63 homolog — translation MYRLMLNTLGQVKSSALWLRRLSTAKHLPVLTLFTKYPCPLCDEAKEVLEPYKHRFVLQEVDITLPENTVWYERYKYDIPVFHLNGQFLMMHKVQTHTLMKKLESIEEKERPNQL, via the exons ATGTATAGGCTTATGCTGAATACCCTTGGACAGGTAAAAAGCAGCGCTTTGTGGCTCCGAAGACTGTCAACAGCAAAGCATTTACCTGTCTTAACCTTGTTCACCAAG TATCCTTGTCCGCTTTGTGATGAAGCAAAGGAGGTTCTTGAGCCATATAAACACAGG TTTGTCTTGCAAGAAGTGGACATCACTCTGCCAGAGAACACAGTGTGGTATGAAAGATACAAGTATGACATCCCAGTCTTTCATTTAAATGGACAGTTTCTGATGATGCATAAAGTTCAAACGCACACCCTTATGAAGAAGCTTGAAAGTATAGAAGAAAAGGAAAGACCAAATCAACTGTGA